The genomic window TGGGCGGCGGCCGAACTGCTGGCCGAGCAAATCGATTCTGCGTTCGGCGAGCAGGGACTCAGCGGGCACCTGGTATTCGTCGACGACGGCTCGCTGGAGCCGATGCCGGAGCAGTTTCCGAAAGCACCGCCACGCAATCTATTGCAGATTCAGACGGTCGAATTGAGCACCAATTTGGGGCATCAGCGCGCGCTCTGCGTCGGCCTCGTTCACCTCAAGCAGAGCGAGGTGGCCGGACCGATCGTAATCATGGACGGCGACGGCGAAGACGCTCCGTCCGATATCGCGCCTTTGCTGAATAAGTTCGTCGAAGAAGGCCGGCGCAAAGTGGTGTTCGCCGCGAGGGGACTGCGCGCCGAAGGCGCGGTCTTCAAATTCTTCTATAGGCTTTATCGGAGCCTCCATCGCCTGGCGGTCGGTTTCGATCCGCGATTCGGCAACTTCAGCGTCCTGCCCGCACCGATCCTGCGGCGGCTGACGGTCAGCTCCGATCTCTGGAATCACTATGCAGCCGCCGTGGTCAAGATGAAGCTGCCCTACGCGACGGTGCCAATCGATCGCTCGCGGCGGTTCGTGGGCGAATCGAAGATGGGCTTCGTCGGACTGGTGGTGCATGGGCTTAGCGCGATGTCGGTCTTCGGCGACACGGTGGGCGTCCGGCTTCTTATTCTGTGCGGCCTCGCCGGCGTACTGACTATCGCACTTATAATCACCGCAGTGGTAATCAAACTGGCTACCAACCTCGGAATACCGGGATGGGCCACCTACGTAACCGGATTGCTGCTGCTGATCCTTTCGCAGTTGGCGGTGCTTTCGCTGGTCTTCATTTTCATCGCGCTATACAGCCGCGGACAATCCAGTTTCGTACCGATCCGCGATTGCCCGATCTACATAGGCAGAGTGAGGACCATCTTTCCCCGAGATGACTGATTTCGCCTATGTCGGCACCGAGCTCGACCTGTTCGCGGGCGCGAGAACCTGGAAGTCGTATGTGCGCTCCCATCTGCGTCCGTTCCTGACCGGCGAGGTCCTGGAGGTGGGAGCCGGAATCGGCGCCGCAACTGCGGCTTTCAATGACGGCACGGCGCGCCGATGGGTCTGCTTGGAACCGGACCGCGCGCTCGCCGAGCGAATCAGGCCCGGACTTCCGTCGAAGCTCGCGAACTGCGAGGTCGTCGTCGGAAGCCTCGCCGACTTCACTCCCGAAGAGCGCTTCGATTGCGTCCTGTACATGGACGTTCTCGAACATATCGAGGCCGACGGTCCCGAGGTTGCCCGTGCGGCAGCGCATCTGAAGCCCAACGGCGCGCTGGCGGTGCTGTCGCCCGCGCTTGCGTGGCTGTTCACGCCGTTCGACGCGGCCATCGGTCACTACCGCCGCTATTCGAAGAATTCGCTGCGTTCGATCGCCCCGCCGGGCGTGCGCGAAGCGAAATGCGTCTACCTGGATTCGGCCGGATTGCTCGCGTCGCTGGGAAACAAGCTGTTTTTGCGCTCGCCAACGCCGAGCGAGGCGCAGATTCGTTTCTGGGACCGCTTCATGGTGCCGATCTCGAGGATCACCGATCGGCTTGTGGCGTACGCGATCGGGAGATCGATCCTGATGGTGTGGCGCAAGGAAGCGTAGCCGGCGTTCAGCGCGCGCCGCCGGCCGAGCCGGCCACACGGCACGCAATGGTATTTCAGTATTCGGGCTTGAAGTCGAAGTGATGGAACGCCTCGATGTAGCGCACGGTGCGGGTCTTCGAACGCATCATCACGCTGTTGGTATGCGCGCCGCCGGAAAAAAACCGCACGCCCGATAGATAGTCGCCCGTGGTGACGCCGGTCGCGGCGAACATCACGTTGTCGCCGGCCAGTTCCTCGAGCGGCAGCCGCCGCTTCAAATCCAGCAGGCCGCAGCTCAGGCAGGCCTCGGCCTCCTGCTGATTGCGGGGCGCGAAGCGCGCCTGCATCTCGCCGCCCGCCGAACGGATCGCCGCAGCGGCAAGCACGCCCTGATGCGCCCCGCCGACGCCGATCAGCAGGTCGATTTCGCTTTCCGGCCGCGTGGTGGCGACCGCCGCGGCCAGGTCGCCGGCCGAGAGCAGTTTGATTCCCGCGCCGGCGCGCCGCACCTCGCCGATCAGCTTCTCGTGGCGCGGACGGTCGAGGATCGCAACGCGCAAGTCCTCGACGTAAACATTCTTGGCCTCGGCCAGCGCCTTCAGATTGTCGCTGGGGGAGCGGTCGATATCGATCACGCCGCGACCGAACGGGCCGCAGGCGATCTTTTCCATGTAGGTATCGGGACAGGTGAGCACTTTGCCGCGTTCGGCTAGCGCGATGCAGGAAAGCGCATTGGGAGCGCCCGACGCCGCGATATGCGGCCCCTCGAGCGCGTCGAGCGCAACGTCAACCTCCGGTCCGGCGCCGGTGCCGACGATCTCGCCGATGTAGAGCTGGTCGGTCGAGCCCTGTTCGCCCTCGCCGATTACGATCTTGCCGTCGAAGGCGATCGAATTGAGCGCCTTGCGCATCGCATCGCAGGCGGCGCGATCAGCTGCCCGCTCGTCACCGCGTCCGATAAAACGCGCGACGGCGAGCGCCGCCGCCTCAGTGGCACGAACAACTTCAAGCGCGAGATTTCGCTCCATCGTCGGGCGGGCCTCCCATCGACCAGCATCGGCGCGGCATCGGCGCAGCCGCCGCTAGCGCGTCCCGAGCAGCGACTCGATCAGCCGGTAACCGTCCATCACCGCGACGCCCGTGCGCGCCGCTTCGCGTTCGGTGTAGCGCCGCGCGCCTGCTCCCGGGCCGCTTTTCGCGCCGAGCATAGCAAAGGGTACCGGCTCGTTCGAGTGCGTTTTAAGTTTGCACGGCGTCGCATGGTCGGGCATCAGCAAGATCCGGAAATCTCCGAGCGCCGGCAGCTCGCGCAGGAGCGGGGCGATGATCAGTTCGTCGATTCGCTCGATCGCCTCGCGCTTGAGATCCGCGCGCCCCATATGGCCCGCCTCATCCGGCGCTTCGATATGCAGCAGCAGGAAGTCGCGCCGCTTGAGCGACTCGAATCCGTAACGCGCCTTGGCCGCGTAGTCAGTATCGAGGAAGCCGGTCGCGCCCGGCACCTTGATCCGCTCGAGGCCCGCGAGCCTGCCCAGCCCGTTGACCAGATCGACCGCCGAAATTACCGAGCCCTCGATACCGAAGCGCTCCTTCAGCGTCGGCACCACGGGGCGCCTGCCCTGCCCCCAGAACCACACCGACGTCGCGGCCGGCTTGCCGGCGGCGACACGCGCGCGGTTGACCGGATGGGCGCGCAAAATCGCCGCCGCTCGATCCATGATCGTGCTCAGGCGCTCAGCGCCTTCGCCCGCGGGCAGATGCGGTCCAATCGGCCTGCCTGTGATGTCGTGCGGCGGGGTCAGGCGCGCCGCGACGGGTCCGCCGTGCCAGACCATCAGATGGCGGTAGCTGACGCCGCTATGGAATTCGATTCCGTCGCCGGCAAGCCGCGCATCCAGGTCGGCGACGATCGCCGCCGCTTCCTCGGTCGTAATATGGCCCGAGGTGAAGTCGTCCATTATCGGCGAGCCGTCGGTGCCGGGCGCGAGCGAGACGAGGTTCATCCGGAACACGACGTCGTCGGGGGCAAGATCGATTCCCTGGCTGGCCGCCTCGATCGGCGCGCGGCCGGTATGATAGCGCGCCGGATCGTAACCGAGCATCGTCATCGTGCCGACGTCGCTGCCCGGGGGCATCCCGGCCGGAATGGTCGCGACCAGGCCGAGTTCGCCGCGGGTCGCCAGCAGATCCATGTTGGGCTTGTTGGCCGCCTCCAGCGGAGTCTTGCCGCCGAGTTCGTCGCACGGCCAGTCGGCCATACCGTCGCCGTGAATGATGATGTATTTCATTTCGCTTGCGACCTGTCCCAAAGAGCACGCGGGCGTCGGAAACGGCGCCGGGCGCGCGTCATCCGTTCTGCATGATTTTCAGCACCTTGCCGACGTCGGGCTCGACCACGATCGTGTTGCTGAGATTCTTGAGCGCGGTGTCGGGGTCCTTGAGGCCGTGGCCGGTCAGCGTGCAGACCACGACCGAGCCCGGGCGCAGCGCACCGCTTGCGGCGTACTTGAGCGCGCCGGCCACCGAGGCCGCCGATGCCGGCTCGGCGAAAACTCCGTGCGCCGCGATCAGCCGGTACGCAGCCAGAATTTCGGCGTCGGTTACGAGGTCGATTATTCCGCCCGACTCGTCGCGCGCGGCCTCCGCGCCCTTCCAGCTTGCCGGATTGCCGATCTTGATCGCGGTCGCCACCGTATGCGGGTCGTCGATCGGATGGCCGAGCACGATCGGCGCGGACCCGGCCGCCTGATATCCCATCATCTTCGGCAACCGCTCCGCGAGCCCGGCGGCCTTGTAGTCCTGGTAGCCGGCCCAGTACGCCGTGATGTTGCCCGCGTTGCCTACGGGCAGAAACTGATGGGTCGGCGCGTCGCCAAGCTGATCGCAAATCTCGAATGCCGCGGTCTTCTGGCCGGCAATCCGGTCCGGATTGACGCTGTTGACCAGGCGGATTCCCACCGGATCGCTCTCCGCAACGTCGCGCACAACCTTCAAGCAAATGTCGAAGTTGCCGATTATTTCGATCACGCCGGCGCCATGCATCAGGCTCTGCGAGAGCTTGCCGAGCGCGACCGCATCCTTGGGGATGAGCACGAACGCGCGCATCCCGGCGCGCCCGGCATATGCCGCGGCGGACGCCGCCGTGTTGCCCGTCGAGGCGCAGATCGCGATTCGCGCGCCCTCGCCGCGCGCCTTGCTCATGGCCACCGTCATCCCCCTGTCCTTGAACGAGCCGGTGGGATTGACGCCTTCGAATTTGAAGTAACACTTGATGTTTTGACCGAGCCGTGACGCGATCTCGGGGCTCTCGATGAGCGGCGTGTTGCCTTCATTAAGTGTAACGACGGGCGTGCTCGCGCCCACCGGAAGGAAGCGGCGATAGTGCTCAATAAGCCCTGGCCATCGCGTCAGGCGCAGCGGCGCCGACGACAATTCGCCCTGCTTCCCGCCCTCCTGCTTTCCGCGCGCCATCGCCTTACAGCCGCTCCTCGATCCGGATAAATACGGGGGTGCCGCTCACGGTGTGAAGCCGTTTGATCTGCGCGAGCGCGCGCTTGAGATTGCGCTCCTCGGCTTCGTGGGTCCGCATGATGACCGGCACCGTGCCCTCTACGACGCGCCCCTGCTGAATGACCGACGCGATCGAAATTCCGTTGCGTCCGAGCACCGAGGCGATTGCGCCGAGCACGCCTGGCTTATCGCGCGCCTCGAAGCGTAGATAGTATTCGCATAGCACGGCGTCCATCGGCTTGACACGCGCCCGCCCTATCGCCGCCATCGGGTAACCCAGCGCATGGCCGCGCGCGCCCGCCCCGGCCGCGCGCGCCCACGCGATCTCGAGCACGTCGGCCATCACCGCCGTCGCAGTCGGCATCTGCCCCGCCCCCAGCCCGAAATACATCGTCGAGCCCAGCGCCTCGCCGTGAATGTAGATCGCGTTGAACGCACCGCCGACGCCGGCCAGCAGATGGCGCGCCGGGATCATCGTGGGATGCACCCGTGCCTCGATCATCCCGCCGTCTTCCTTTGCGATCGCGAGCAGCTTGATCGTAAATCCAAGCTCGCGGGCGAAGGCGATATCGGCCTGCGTGATGCGGTTGATGCCTTCGGTGTAAACCTGCGGAGGTTTGAGCAGCGCGCCAAAGGCCAGCGTCACCAGCAGGCAGAGCTTGTGTGCGGCGTCGTGGCCCTCGATATCCAGGGCAGGATTGGCTTCCGCCAATCCCGTGCGCTGGGCCTCGGCGAGCGCCTCGGAAAACTCGGCGCCCTGCTCGGTCATCATCGTGAGGATCGAGTTGCAGGTGCCGTTGACGATGCCGTACACGGCGCGCTGGCGGTCGCCGGCCAGAGCTTCGCGCAGCGTGCGGATGATCGGCACGCCGCCGCCGACGCTGGCCTCGAAGCCGATCGCCATCCCGGCCTTCGCCGCGACGGCGAAAATCTCCTCGCCATGCTCCGCGAGCAGCGCCTTGTTGGCGGTTACAACGTCCTTGCCCGCCGCGAGCGATTTCAGGATGAGCGAGCGGGCGGGTTCGATCCCGCCGAACAACTCGACCACGATATCGACGTCGGGACGCACAACCAGCGCCGCCGCGTCGCGAGTGATGAGTTTGGCGGTCAATCCGAGCGCGGGGATAGGCCTCAGGCTGCGGTCGGCGACGCCGACCAGCTCGAGCGGAACCCCGAGCTTGCGCTGATGCAGCGCCGCGTTGCGGCGCATCAGCTTGACCACGCCCTCGCCCACCGTGCCGCATCCGAGCAGGGCTACGCGTACCGCTTTCAACGGTGCACCAGCGCGCGCCAATCGAGATCGCTCTAGGAACCCGCGGCCGCGACGTGCGAACGCAGCCCGGCCGGCGCCATGCGGAGCGCATGGCGGATTCCGCGGATCGCCTGGCGGGTGCGATGCTCGTTCTCGATGAGTGCGAACCGCACGAAGCCGTCGCCGTCGGCGCCGAAGCCGACGCCGGGCGACACCGCGACCTTGGCCTCGGCGAGCAGGAACTTGGCGAATTCGAGCGAGCCCATCTCGCGAAAGGGCTCGGGGATCGGCGCCCACACGAACATGGTGGCGCGCGGCTTGGCGACCGGCCATCCGGCGCGGTTAAGCCCGTCCACCAACACGTCGCGCCGGCTGCGATAAAGCTCGGCGATCTCGCCGACGCAATCCTGCGGCCCGTTAAGGGCGGCGATCGCCGCTACCTGCACTGGCGCGAACATCCCATAGTCGAAGTAGGACTTGAGCCGCGCGAGCGCGCCGATCATTTCCCGGTTGCCGACCGCAAAGCCGACGCGCCATCCGGGCATGTTGTAGCTCTTGGAGAGCGTGAAAAATTCGACTCCGACCTCGCGCGCGCCCGCCACCTGCATCATCGAGGGCGCCTGGTAGCCGTCGAAGCACAAGTCGGCGTATGCGAAATCGTGAACGACCAGAATTTCGTTCTCGCGCGCGAACTCGACCACCCGCTTCATGAACGCGAGGTCGACGGTCGCGGTGGTCGGGTTGTGCGGAAAGTTCATCACCAGCAGCTTGGGCCGCGGCCAGCATCGGTTGACCGTCGCCATCAGTGCATCGAAAAAATCCTCGCCGCGGCTGATCGGCACGCCCTGCACCTGCGCGCCCGCGATGATGCATCCGTACTGATGAATCGGATAGGTCGGTGTCGGCGCCAGCACCACGTCGCCCTGATCGAGGATCGCGAGCGCCAGATGCGCGAGACCCTCCTTGGAGCCGATCGTGACGATCGCCTCGGAATCCGGATCGAGCTCGACGCCGTGGCGGCGGCGGTACCAGTCGCAGATCGCAAGCCGCAGCTTGTACACGCCGCGCGAGACCGAGTAGCGATGGTTGGGCGGCTTGGTCGCCGCCTCGACCAGCTTGGACACGATATGCGCCGGCGTGGCGGCGTCGGGATTGCCCATGCCGAAGTCGATGATGTCCTCGCCCGCGCGCCGCGCCTTCAGGCAAAGCTCGCCGATCGCGTTGAAGACGTAAGGTGGCAGCCGCTTTATCCTGGGAAAATCCATCGTGCGCCCGTACGATCCTGCGGGCGCGGACTCCCGCACCCGAAGCATATTTTGTAACCGACGGCGGGCCGCGCCGCTAGTAGGCGCGCGGCGCGCCACCCCGGCTAGGCGCCAAGCGCCTCCCGGTTGACGCAGTTGTGCGGCACCTGCCCCGACATGATGCGGACGATATTCGCCGCAACGCCGCGCGCGATTCCGCGATAGGAAACGTCGGTGACGCCGGCGATGTGCGAGGTAGCGATAACGTCGGGGCGGCCGAGCAACGGTGAGCCGGGGTCGAGCGGCTCCTGCTCGAACACGTCCAGCCCGACGCCCATCAGGCGTCCTTCTTTGAGCGCCCGCAGCATCGCGGCGGTGCTGATCAGGCCGCCGCGTGCGGCATTGATGATGCACGCCTGCGGCGGCAGCATCGTGAGCGCCGCCTCATCGACGATCTGGCGAGTCTGCTCGCTCAGCGGAACGCAAAGAAACAGGTAGTCGGCGCGGCGCAACAGTTCGGGCAGCCGCTCCGGGCCGCCGACCCATTCCATCCCGAGCCGCTCGGCGAGCGCGGGCTCGGGACGGCGCTGCAGGCCGATTAGCCGCATTCCGAACGGACGCAAGCGCAACGCCAGCGCCTGGCCGATTCCGCCGAGACCGACGATCCCCGCCGTACGGCCCATCATCGCGCGCCCAAGCGGCGTGCCCCACGTCCCGCCGGCGCGGATATTCTCTTCGGCGAGGGGGAGCCGCCGGCTGATCGCGATTGCGGCCATCACGCACCATTCGGCGACCGATTCGGCGTTGCCGGTGCCCGGCGTGGGAACGTTGGCGACCGCTATCCTGCGCTCGGTGGCCGCCGCGATATCCACGCCCTCGAGACCCGCGCCCCACTGCTGGATGAGCCGCAGGCCGCGGATACGGTCCATCAACGCGCCGTCAATCCGCGACATCGCAGGCAGCATCACGTCCGCCGCGTGCCCGTTCTCGCGCAGCGTCGCGACCTC from Candidatus Binataceae bacterium includes these protein-coding regions:
- a CDS encoding glycosyltransferase, with protein sequence MTRIEPDTMASRAQPTPNPSRRDLHPEFLSLLPLTILVPVFNDWAAAELLAEQIDSAFGEQGLSGHLVFVDDGSLEPMPEQFPKAPPRNLLQIQTVELSTNLGHQRALCVGLVHLKQSEVAGPIVIMDGDGEDAPSDIAPLLNKFVEEGRRKVVFAARGLRAEGAVFKFFYRLYRSLHRLAVGFDPRFGNFSVLPAPILRRLTVSSDLWNHYAAAVVKMKLPYATVPIDRSRRFVGESKMGFVGLVVHGLSAMSVFGDTVGVRLLILCGLAGVLTIALIITAVVIKLATNLGIPGWATYVTGLLLLILSQLAVLSLVFIFIALYSRGQSSFVPIRDCPIYIGRVRTIFPRDD
- a CDS encoding class I SAM-dependent methyltransferase, whose product is MTDFAYVGTELDLFAGARTWKSYVRSHLRPFLTGEVLEVGAGIGAATAAFNDGTARRWVCLEPDRALAERIRPGLPSKLANCEVVVGSLADFTPEERFDCVLYMDVLEHIEADGPEVARAAAHLKPNGALAVLSPALAWLFTPFDAAIGHYRRYSKNSLRSIAPPGVREAKCVYLDSAGLLASLGNKLFLRSPTPSEAQIRFWDRFMVPISRITDRLVAYAIGRSILMVWRKEA
- the glpX gene encoding class II fructose-bisphosphatase, with the protein product MERNLALEVVRATEAAALAVARFIGRGDERAADRAACDAMRKALNSIAFDGKIVIGEGEQGSTDQLYIGEIVGTGAGPEVDVALDALEGPHIAASGAPNALSCIALAERGKVLTCPDTYMEKIACGPFGRGVIDIDRSPSDNLKALAEAKNVYVEDLRVAILDRPRHEKLIGEVRRAGAGIKLLSAGDLAAAVATTRPESEIDLLIGVGGAHQGVLAAAAIRSAGGEMQARFAPRNQQEAEACLSCGLLDLKRRLPLEELAGDNVMFAATGVTTGDYLSGVRFFSGGAHTNSVMMRSKTRTVRYIEAFHHFDFKPEY
- a CDS encoding cofactor-independent phosphoglycerate mutase, which codes for MKYIIIHGDGMADWPCDELGGKTPLEAANKPNMDLLATRGELGLVATIPAGMPPGSDVGTMTMLGYDPARYHTGRAPIEAASQGIDLAPDDVVFRMNLVSLAPGTDGSPIMDDFTSGHITTEEAAAIVADLDARLAGDGIEFHSGVSYRHLMVWHGGPVAARLTPPHDITGRPIGPHLPAGEGAERLSTIMDRAAAILRAHPVNRARVAAGKPAATSVWFWGQGRRPVVPTLKERFGIEGSVISAVDLVNGLGRLAGLERIKVPGATGFLDTDYAAKARYGFESLKRRDFLLLHIEAPDEAGHMGRADLKREAIERIDELIIAPLLRELPALGDFRILLMPDHATPCKLKTHSNEPVPFAMLGAKSGPGAGARRYTEREAARTGVAVMDGYRLIESLLGTR
- the thrC gene encoding threonine synthase, which codes for MARGKQEGGKQGELSSAPLRLTRWPGLIEHYRRFLPVGASTPVVTLNEGNTPLIESPEIASRLGQNIKCYFKFEGVNPTGSFKDRGMTVAMSKARGEGARIAICASTGNTAASAAAYAGRAGMRAFVLIPKDAVALGKLSQSLMHGAGVIEIIGNFDICLKVVRDVAESDPVGIRLVNSVNPDRIAGQKTAAFEICDQLGDAPTHQFLPVGNAGNITAYWAGYQDYKAAGLAERLPKMMGYQAAGSAPIVLGHPIDDPHTVATAIKIGNPASWKGAEAARDESGGIIDLVTDAEILAAYRLIAAHGVFAEPASAASVAGALKYAASGALRPGSVVVCTLTGHGLKDPDTALKNLSNTIVVEPDVGKVLKIMQNG
- a CDS encoding homoserine dehydrogenase; this encodes MKAVRVALLGCGTVGEGVVKLMRRNAALHQRKLGVPLELVGVADRSLRPIPALGLTAKLITRDAAALVVRPDVDIVVELFGGIEPARSLILKSLAAGKDVVTANKALLAEHGEEIFAVAAKAGMAIGFEASVGGGVPIIRTLREALAGDRQRAVYGIVNGTCNSILTMMTEQGAEFSEALAEAQRTGLAEANPALDIEGHDAAHKLCLLVTLAFGALLKPPQVYTEGINRITQADIAFARELGFTIKLLAIAKEDGGMIEARVHPTMIPARHLLAGVGGAFNAIYIHGEALGSTMYFGLGAGQMPTATAVMADVLEIAWARAAGAGARGHALGYPMAAIGRARVKPMDAVLCEYYLRFEARDKPGVLGAIASVLGRNGISIASVIQQGRVVEGTVPVIMRTHEAEERNLKRALAQIKRLHTVSGTPVFIRIEERL
- the alaC gene encoding alanine transaminase, yielding MRESAPAGSYGRTMDFPRIKRLPPYVFNAIGELCLKARRAGEDIIDFGMGNPDAATPAHIVSKLVEAATKPPNHRYSVSRGVYKLRLAICDWYRRRHGVELDPDSEAIVTIGSKEGLAHLALAILDQGDVVLAPTPTYPIHQYGCIIAGAQVQGVPISRGEDFFDALMATVNRCWPRPKLLVMNFPHNPTTATVDLAFMKRVVEFARENEILVVHDFAYADLCFDGYQAPSMMQVAGAREVGVEFFTLSKSYNMPGWRVGFAVGNREMIGALARLKSYFDYGMFAPVQVAAIAALNGPQDCVGEIAELYRSRRDVLVDGLNRAGWPVAKPRATMFVWAPIPEPFREMGSLEFAKFLLAEAKVAVSPGVGFGADGDGFVRFALIENEHRTRQAIRGIRHALRMAPAGLRSHVAAAGS
- a CDS encoding 2-hydroxyacid dehydrogenase; amino-acid sequence: MSSPRVVMAGTGFTAVRQFLIEALPGVQLDQVEVATLRENGHAADVMLPAMSRIDGALMDRIRGLRLIQQWGAGLEGVDIAAATERRIAVANVPTPGTGNAESVAEWCVMAAIAISRRLPLAEENIRAGGTWGTPLGRAMMGRTAGIVGLGGIGQALALRLRPFGMRLIGLQRRPEPALAERLGMEWVGGPERLPELLRRADYLFLCVPLSEQTRQIVDEAALTMLPPQACIINAARGGLISTAAMLRALKEGRLMGVGLDVFEQEPLDPGSPLLGRPDVIATSHIAGVTDVSYRGIARGVAANIVRIMSGQVPHNCVNREALGA